Proteins found in one Homalodisca vitripennis isolate AUS2020 chromosome 4, UT_GWSS_2.1, whole genome shotgun sequence genomic segment:
- the LOC124359825 gene encoding uncharacterized protein LOC124359825 encodes MSNRTSLILKLAKQKGNSTDYRPTPHSHNSVVCGNEWTVINEEEIPNTTPNNEVQAIFQTTNELLTEHIETQPISTILQTREAEPEDKTQGYVDVIPKECTSKEVHSEENHKPSTSKQCVSEFSQNTNKSRECVPKKLNLPTTSAQSNQENVRPKRKCKTDNEATGDLFSDDPNSENDYDVDDSDEDPNYEPKNYLNFPKKQTISNKIFNIPRRNKVVVNTKEKEPEIFEENDNVFEFLEQNNTDLQKKKGKKRSLNKDNWLKCKAKKLRNSGEEYKSSSKSRKLIEKKEIKPPCNDRCRIQCKTKINPDERQTIFKNYWALGDLSRQRDFIASHIQNIQPTYQYKREGNKRKPNQAFYFDVADKRVRVCKDFFRNTLGINDRPIRTVIDKKDASSGFVAGDLRGKHDKHQTDQDKLINEGIRRHIESIPKIESHYLRANTTREFIEGGKTISDLHRDYVEHCKSLQKPHGNYKKYYDIFTKEYNISFFVPKKDLCELCHAYETAEGERKTSLQEEYEKHIMEKDLSRLKKNSDKDSVSVNTIVACYDLQAVLQCPKGEVSLMYYKSKLNMLNLTVCELKNDAVFCYTWHEGEGARGSCEIGTCIYKYLSEKVKNCENDIEIIFYSDNCSGQQKNKYLFSMYLYAVDKLPIKSITHNFLIKGHSQNEGDNVHAMIEKQIKKCLKSGPIYHPAQYISLIKTAKKTGNPYKVNELSHEDFLDFKDLWANIGCNSTVNVSGCTVAMNDIKIIKVEKDSPFKIKYKTTYDDTVDFQEIFIQQIDIEENEDLFGDNKKSHTKKKTRSSKKKQQVFPVHCSDVALKKLYEQRLGISVNKKKDLQYLLEKHVIPSCYAPFYNSL; translated from the exons ATGAGCAATAGAACAtccctgattttaaaattagccaaacaaAAAGGCAATTCTACAGACTATAGGCCTACTCCTCATTCACATAATAGTGTTGTATGTGGTAATGAGTGGACAGTGATTAATGAAGAGGAAATTCCAAATACAACCCCAAATAATGAGGTTCAAGCCATATTTCAAACTACAAATGAACTTTTAACTGAACACATTGAAACCCAGCCAATCTCAACGATCCTACAAACCCGGGAAGCTGAACCTGAAGACAAAACTCAGGGTTATGTTGATGTCATTCCTAAAGAATGTACTTCTAAAGAAGTTCACAGTGAAGAAAATCATAAACCTTCGACATCAAAACAGTGTGTTAgtgaattttcacaaaataccaacaaaagcAGGGAATGTGTgcctaaaaaacttaatttgccAACGACATCAGCTCAGTCTAACCAAGAAAATGTTCGACCCAAACGAAAGTGTAAAACCGATAACGAAGCTACTGGAGATCTTTTTTCAGATGACCCTAACAGTGAAAATGATTATGACGTGGATGATTCTGACGAGGATCCAAATTACGAGCCAAAAAATTACCTTAATTTccctaaaaaacaaacaatatccaacaaaatatttaacatacctaGAAGAAACAAAGTTGTTGTAAATACTAAAGAAAAGGAGCCTGAGATCTTTGAagaaaatgataatgtttttgaattcttggaacaaaataacactgatctccaaaagaaaaaaggaaagaaaaggtcACTAAACAAAGACAACTGGTTGAAATGTAAAGCAAAAAAGCTGAGAAATTCTGGAGAGGAATATAAATCATCATCTAAGTCCAGAAAACTAATtgagaaaaaggaaataaaaccacCATGCAATGATAGATGTAGAATCCagtgtaaaaccaaaataaacccTGATGAACgtcaaacaattttcaaaaactattgggCACTTGGTGACCTTTCCCGCCAAAGAGATTTCATAGCATCACATATTCAGAACATACAACCAACTTACCAGTACAAGAGAGAGGGAAATAAGAGAAAACCAAACCAAgccttttattttgatgttgctgATAAGCGAGTTCGTGTATGCAAAGATTTTTTCAGAAACACCCTAGGGATCAATGACAGACCAATTAGAACCGTTATTGATAAGAAAGACGCCTCAAGTGGCTTTGTTGCTGGTGATCTGAGGGGTAAACATGATAAGCATCAAACTGATCAAGACAAGTTAATAAATGAAGGCATCAGGCGTCATATAGaatctattcctaaaattgagaGCCACTATCTACGGGCAAACACAACCAGAGAATTCATAGAAGGTGGTAAAACAATTAGTGATTTACATCGTGATTATGTTGAACATTGTAAAAGCTTGCAAAAACctcatggaaattataaaaagtattacgaTATATTCACCAAAgagtataatatttctttttttgttccaaaaaaagaCCTTTGTGAGCTGTGCCATGCATATGAGACAGCTGAAGGTGAGAGAAAGACCAGTTTGCAAGAGGAATATGAAAAGCATATTATGGAAAAAGATCTATCtcgattgaaaaaaaattctgaCAAAGACTCAGTGAGTGTCAACACCATTGTTGCCTGTTATGACCTTCAAGCTGTATTACAGTGTCCAAAGGGGGAAGTGTCcctaatgtattataaatctaaattaaatatgctaAACCTGACTGTCTGTGAGCTGAAAAATGATGCCGTATTCTGCTATACTTGGCATGAAGGCGAAGGAGCCAGAGGCTCGTGCGAAATTGGAACATGCATTTACAAATACCTcagtgaaaaagttaaaaattgcgaaaacgatattgaaattatattttactctgataaTTGCAGCGGCCAACAGAAAAACAAGTATTTGTTTTCTATGTACTTATATGCAGTGGACAAACTGCCAATTAAGTCTATAACTCACAATTTCCTAATAAAAGGGCATAGTCAAAACGAGGGGGACAATGTACATGCAATGATTGAGAAGCAGATTAAGAAATGTCTGAAGTCTGGACCAATTTACCACCCGGCTCAATACATTTCATTGATCAAAACTGCAAAAAAAACTGGGAATCCGTATAAAGTCAATGAACTAAGTCATGAAGATTTCTTGGATTTTAAAGACCTATGGGCAAACATTGGATGTAACTCTACAGTTAATGTGTCAG GATGTACTGTTGCAATGAAtgacatcaaaataattaaagttgagaAAGATTCTCCCTTTAAAATCAAGTACAAGACAACTTATGATGACACAGTTGACTTTCAAGAAATTTTCATCCAGCAgattgatattgaagaaaacgaGGATTTATTCGGAGACAACAAGAAGAGTCACACTAAGAAGAAAACCAGAAGTTCAAAGAAGAAACAACAGGTTTTTCCTGTGCATTGTTCAgatgttgctttaaaaaaattatacgagCAAAGACTGGGAATTTCAGTTAACAAGAAAAAAGACTTACAATACTTACttgaaaaacatgttattccaAGTTGCTATGCACCATTTTAtaactcactttaa